From a region of the Catalinimonas alkaloidigena genome:
- a CDS encoding ABC transporter permease: MGSLLLRKGLVVFQFVVSCCLIIGTAVLYRQLDYMQTQDLGMNLEQLLVVQGPSITSDDQGERVQVFKEALDRLPFVEQYSASHSVPSGGYNFFAAGFTSLHPAPGDEKKSYAMAIVDGNYFDTYGITLAAGQPFTPEMVQRGWQGNHLILNEKAAQALGFEPAATAVGQRILWGDGDYEIQGVIKDYHHASLRQPIDPIIFLPNPSSGYFTLRMTTHNLPAKLAQIAQQFGDIFPAEPFDYFFLDEQFDQQYRSEQQFGQVFTAASALAIFIACLGLFGLAAYAAEARTKEVGIRKVFGATVQNVVLLLSKDFLKLVALALVLSVPLTWYAADRWLQDFTYRTEIHWWLFALTGALALGIALVTVSFHAIKAALANPVQSLRDE, translated from the coding sequence GTGGGCAGTCTGCTGCTGCGCAAAGGGCTGGTCGTGTTTCAGTTCGTGGTTTCCTGCTGCCTGATCATCGGTACGGCTGTGCTCTACCGACAATTGGACTACATGCAGACGCAGGATCTGGGCATGAACCTGGAACAGCTGCTGGTGGTGCAGGGGCCATCGATCACCAGCGACGATCAGGGCGAGCGCGTGCAAGTCTTCAAGGAAGCGCTGGATCGGCTTCCCTTTGTTGAACAATACAGTGCCTCCCACAGCGTGCCCAGCGGTGGCTACAATTTCTTTGCCGCCGGGTTTACGTCCCTGCATCCGGCACCCGGCGACGAAAAGAAAAGCTACGCCATGGCGATCGTCGACGGTAATTATTTCGACACGTACGGCATTACGCTCGCGGCGGGCCAGCCCTTCACGCCTGAGATGGTACAACGCGGCTGGCAGGGCAACCACCTGATTCTGAACGAAAAAGCGGCCCAGGCACTCGGATTCGAACCGGCAGCGACAGCCGTGGGGCAACGCATCCTGTGGGGCGATGGGGATTATGAAATTCAGGGCGTCATCAAAGATTACCACCATGCTTCCCTGCGGCAACCCATCGACCCGATCATCTTCCTGCCCAACCCCAGTTCCGGGTATTTCACTTTGCGCATGACGACCCACAACCTGCCGGCGAAACTGGCGCAGATCGCCCAGCAGTTCGGCGACATATTCCCTGCCGAACCGTTCGACTACTTTTTCCTCGACGAGCAGTTCGACCAACAGTACCGCAGCGAGCAGCAGTTCGGGCAGGTGTTTACCGCCGCGTCGGCGCTGGCCATTTTCATTGCCTGCCTGGGCCTGTTTGGTCTGGCCGCCTACGCTGCCGAAGCCCGCACAAAAGAGGTGGGCATCCGCAAGGTTTTTGGCGCTACCGTGCAAAACGTGGTGCTGTTGCTCTCGAAAGATTTTCTGAAACTGGTGGCCCTGGCGTTGGTGCTGTCCGTTCCCCTCACCTGGTACGCCGCCGACCGCTGGTTGCAGGATTTTACGTACCGCACCGAAATCCACTGGTGGCTCTTCGCCCTGACCGGGGCGCTGGCACTGGGCATTGCTCTGGTAACCGTCAGTTTCCACGCCATCAAAGCTGCTCTGGCCAACCCGGTGCAGTCGCTGCGGGACGAGTGA
- a CDS encoding permease prefix domain 2-containing transporter yields MKQPDFLPPRGADRLLERFCAPDLREEVLGDLHELYGTWEVRYGRRKARQRYWWHVLKFLRPSALKRRRPIPNQSSTSLPLMFDMIRNYLLVAFRHLQRRKGFTLLNVLGLALGLAAFLLILEYVAFEWSANRFHANRDRLYRVLLASPTNEPDFHIPPGVGPGLQENLSGIASSVRVAEGISGGVVTYTAPRSDAPPARTEAALKSFREERAAYVDGNFLEVFSFPLVAGQASLAAPNALALSASEATKYFGETNPIGQILTVHNQFGNTDYTVTGVFEDMPATSDLQLDMLFSLQTLYNPANRNGNDWAEPNNWDNGFLHTYLLLQPEANPATLEKEFVSFRERIRPQDEIRMVLQPFTQIHLAPSFDYALPTFGNLALVVFLLGVALLILLIAWVNYINLSTAQALRRAREVGIRKAIGAQRGQLVGQYLLETLLLTSGAAVLAFGAVQAGQGAFNAFTGQPLSLRVLNQGWFWAGTLLMIGSSTLMAGGYVAGVPVRFSRCGSCAVRSKVRWAVCCCAKGWSCFSSWFPAA; encoded by the coding sequence ATGAAACAGCCTGATTTTTTGCCGCCCCGCGGGGCGGATCGTCTGCTGGAACGCTTTTGTGCCCCGGACCTGCGGGAAGAGGTGCTGGGCGATCTGCACGAGCTGTATGGCACCTGGGAAGTGCGCTACGGACGGCGCAAGGCGCGGCAGCGCTACTGGTGGCACGTCCTCAAATTCCTGCGACCCTCTGCGCTCAAACGCCGCCGCCCGATCCCTAACCAGTCTTCCACCTCTTTACCCTTGATGTTCGATATGATCCGCAACTACCTTTTGGTGGCCTTCCGGCACCTGCAACGCCGCAAAGGCTTCACGCTGCTCAATGTGCTGGGGCTGGCCCTGGGGTTGGCCGCGTTCCTCCTGATTCTGGAATACGTCGCCTTCGAATGGAGCGCTAACCGGTTTCACGCGAACCGCGACCGGCTGTACCGCGTCCTGTTGGCGTCGCCTACCAATGAGCCCGACTTCCACATTCCTCCCGGTGTAGGGCCTGGCTTGCAGGAAAATCTCTCCGGCATCGCATCCAGCGTACGCGTCGCAGAGGGGATTTCCGGCGGGGTCGTGACTTACACCGCGCCCCGGTCCGACGCCCCACCCGCCCGCACGGAGGCCGCCCTTAAATCGTTTCGCGAGGAACGTGCGGCGTATGTCGACGGCAACTTCCTGGAAGTATTCTCTTTTCCACTTGTGGCAGGACAGGCCTCACTCGCCGCCCCGAATGCGCTGGCGCTATCGGCCTCAGAAGCCACCAAGTATTTTGGCGAAACCAACCCGATCGGTCAGATCCTGACCGTCCATAACCAGTTCGGCAATACCGACTATACGGTGACCGGCGTGTTTGAAGACATGCCCGCCACGTCGGACCTGCAGCTGGACATGCTCTTTTCGCTCCAGACGCTGTATAACCCGGCCAATCGGAACGGGAACGACTGGGCCGAACCCAACAACTGGGACAATGGCTTCCTCCACACGTACCTTCTGTTGCAGCCGGAGGCCAATCCCGCCACGCTGGAAAAGGAATTTGTCTCGTTCCGGGAACGGATTCGCCCGCAAGACGAAATCCGTATGGTACTACAACCGTTTACCCAGATTCACCTGGCGCCTTCGTTCGACTACGCCCTGCCGACGTTCGGCAACCTGGCGCTGGTGGTATTTCTGCTCGGCGTGGCGCTGCTGATCCTGCTCATCGCCTGGGTCAATTACATCAACCTGTCGACCGCTCAGGCGCTGCGGCGGGCGCGGGAAGTGGGCATTCGCAAGGCCATCGGAGCGCAGCGAGGGCAGCTTGTCGGGCAATATCTGCTGGAAACCCTTCTGCTGACCAGCGGGGCGGCCGTGCTGGCGTTCGGGGCGGTACAAGCGGGCCAGGGCGCATTCAACGCCTTCACGGGACAGCCACTTTCGCTTCGGGTCCTCAACCAGGGCTGGTTCTGGGCGGGCACGCTCCTGATGATCGGCAGTAGTACCCTGATGGCGGGCGGCTACGTGGCCGGGGTGCCAGTTCGTTTCAGCCGGTGCGGGTCCTGCGCGGTACGCTCAAAGGTACGGTGGGCAGTCTGCTGCTGCGCAAAGGGCTGGTCGTGTTTCAGTTCGTGGTTTCCTGCTGCCTGA
- a CDS encoding ABC transporter permease, with product MLKNYFLVALRNLVKHRFFTGINVVGLAIGMAACLLMTLFVTHELSFDRFHEKNLYRLCEVQQWEGMVAPQNVALSMFPMGPTLQAEFPEIQHYARIFSNGEVPLQYEDQRIYLPQTFWVDTTFLQLFDFELISGDRATALQRPSSVVLTEESAQKLFGGADPLGQTVVRYGNDTTTFTVTGVLKNVPAHSHLQFDGLFSVTTIAQPDWMENWGGNWVNTYLELTENTDVADLEAKFDAFLVQHMGEERAKGYTLFLQPLRDVHGGSTDITHDYHNAQKFDRSYTYVFSILALFVLVIACINFMNLSTARSATRAKEVGIRKAIGAYRTQIARQFLSESILLALAALVLAVLVVKLTLPFVNQLSERSLSLPLFSRPALLLVLLGAALLVGVLAGLYPAAFLSGFHPVKVLKGTSFTPGKKVTLRNVLVVGQFATAIFLIIGTGLAARQLRFMQERNIGFNREQVVILPLSRVANQKYDVLKQELLRHPAITEVTASNQRLGNNLHQTGVKFVGEKETREIVTSQVVVDPDYLSLYQIELVAGRNFSEAIPSDKGHAYIVNESMAKELLQDLPEAPVESLIGRQYGFGWEDTLGTIIGVAKDFNFNSLHHKIETLTIHYRTEYGFSELSMRVDAAQAQDAIQHAEATWASLVPDLPFSYSFLDEHFSHLYQSDRQVSQVIGILAGLAVFIACLGLFGLATFTAEQRTREIGIRKVLGASISAITLLLSKDFLKLVLIAFVVSAPLAWYVMQRWLEDFAYRTDLSWWVFALAGFLAFLIAGLTVSYQAIKASLANPVRTLRSE from the coding sequence ATGCTTAAGAACTACTTTCTCGTCGCCCTGCGGAACCTGGTGAAACACCGCTTTTTCACCGGCATCAACGTCGTCGGATTGGCCATCGGCATGGCCGCGTGTCTGCTGATGACCTTGTTTGTGACCCACGAACTGAGCTTCGACCGGTTTCATGAGAAGAACCTCTACCGCCTCTGCGAGGTGCAGCAATGGGAAGGGATGGTTGCGCCGCAGAACGTGGCCCTGTCGATGTTCCCGATGGGCCCGACGCTCCAGGCCGAGTTCCCGGAAATCCAGCACTACGCCCGCATTTTTTCCAACGGAGAAGTTCCGCTTCAGTATGAAGACCAGCGGATTTACCTCCCGCAAACGTTCTGGGTCGACACCACCTTCCTGCAGCTTTTCGACTTCGAACTTATTTCCGGCGATCGGGCGACGGCCCTGCAACGCCCGTCCAGCGTGGTGCTGACGGAGGAAAGTGCGCAGAAACTGTTCGGTGGGGCCGATCCGCTCGGGCAAACGGTGGTCCGCTACGGCAACGACACCACGACCTTCACCGTGACGGGCGTACTCAAGAACGTTCCGGCCCATTCGCACCTGCAATTCGACGGGCTTTTCTCGGTCACCACCATCGCTCAACCCGACTGGATGGAAAACTGGGGCGGCAACTGGGTGAACACGTACCTGGAACTGACCGAAAATACCGACGTAGCCGATCTGGAAGCCAAGTTCGACGCCTTTCTGGTGCAACACATGGGCGAAGAGCGGGCCAAAGGCTACACGCTGTTCCTACAACCCCTCCGCGACGTGCACGGCGGCTCGACCGACATTACGCACGACTACCACAACGCCCAGAAATTCGACCGGAGTTACACCTATGTATTTTCCATCCTGGCGTTGTTCGTCCTGGTGATCGCCTGCATCAATTTCATGAACCTGTCGACGGCCCGTTCGGCCACGCGCGCCAAGGAAGTGGGCATCCGCAAGGCCATCGGGGCGTACCGCACGCAGATTGCCCGGCAATTTCTCAGCGAATCCATTCTGCTGGCCCTGGCCGCGCTGGTGCTGGCCGTGCTGGTGGTGAAGCTGACGCTGCCCTTTGTCAACCAACTCAGCGAACGTTCGCTCAGCCTACCGCTCTTCAGCCGTCCGGCCCTGCTGCTGGTGCTACTCGGCGCGGCGCTTCTGGTCGGTGTGTTAGCGGGCCTCTATCCGGCCGCGTTCCTCTCCGGCTTCCATCCGGTCAAAGTGCTGAAGGGCACGTCGTTTACGCCGGGCAAAAAAGTAACACTACGCAACGTGCTGGTCGTCGGCCAGTTTGCCACGGCCATTTTTCTGATCATCGGGACGGGGCTGGCCGCCCGGCAGTTACGCTTCATGCAGGAACGCAACATCGGCTTCAACCGCGAACAGGTGGTGATCCTGCCCCTCAGCCGTGTCGCCAACCAGAAGTACGACGTGCTGAAACAGGAACTGCTGCGCCACCCGGCCATCACGGAGGTCACGGCCTCCAACCAGCGCCTCGGCAACAACCTCCACCAGACGGGCGTAAAGTTTGTCGGCGAAAAAGAGACCCGGGAGATTGTCACTTCGCAGGTGGTGGTCGATCCCGATTACCTGTCGCTGTACCAGATCGAACTCGTGGCGGGGCGGAATTTCTCCGAAGCCATTCCGTCCGACAAGGGACATGCCTACATCGTGAACGAATCGATGGCGAAGGAACTGTTGCAGGATCTGCCGGAAGCGCCCGTCGAATCCCTGATTGGTCGCCAGTACGGCTTCGGGTGGGAAGATACGCTGGGGACGATCATCGGGGTGGCGAAGGATTTCAACTTCAACTCGCTGCACCACAAAATCGAGACCCTCACGATCCACTACCGCACGGAATACGGTTTCAGCGAACTCTCGATGCGCGTGGATGCCGCACAGGCACAGGACGCGATTCAACACGCGGAAGCCACCTGGGCCAGTCTGGTGCCGGACCTTCCCTTCTCCTACTCGTTCCTGGACGAACATTTTTCCCATCTGTATCAGTCGGACCGGCAGGTGAGTCAGGTGATCGGGATTCTGGCCGGGCTGGCCGTGTTTATCGCCTGCCTCGGGTTGTTCGGTCTGGCCACCTTCACCGCCGAACAGCGGACGCGCGAAATCGGCATCCGCAAAGTGCTGGGTGCTTCGATCAGCGCCATTACCCTCCTGTTGTCGAAGGACTTCCTGAAACTCGTCTTGATTGCGTTTGTGGTCTCCGCCCCGCTGGCGTGGTACGTAATGCAACGCTGGCTCGAGGATTTTGCCTACCGCACCGACCTCAGTTGGTGGGTCTTCGCGCTGGCGGGTTTCCTGGCCTTTCTGATCGCCGGACTGACCGTCAGCTATCAGGCCATCAAAGCTTCGCTGGCCAACCCCGTGCGGACGCTGCGGAGCGAATAG
- a CDS encoding ABC transporter permease: protein MKQRDALPPHGADRLLERFGAPDAEEVLGDLHELYGTWERRYGWRKARWRYWQQTLRFSVRFAFRKNHTSRFSNSAVMFKNYLKVGLRNLLKYKAFSFINVFGLATATSVCLLIILMLADQKSYDRFHTQSDRIYRIISDPPDTRAPYATTPAPVADALAHTFPMVETATLLTPGVEGDLIYNQRLVQLKGYFADTAFFEVFSFPLAEGSPQSALTEPNALVITRTLAEQLFPHEDPLGKSVDFLGDSLGHAGFAWGPFTITGIIDDGAYKSHLKFDVLLSAATLPTLYARDYRTDLTQDWANYFQCATYALLYPDRRQDEMETALHALAARQYADLKDREGFQLAVQPLLAITPGPALGNSPVSLPLVAYYVLGGLAGVIMLLACLNYTNLSVARALTRTKEIGVRKVTGARRLDLVYQFLSESILTALLALVLAVLLLVFLKSAFMNLWVNQFLNFDLRENVPVYVLFVGFALLIGVFAGVYPALRLSAYRPIKVLKQHEGDRPGKLGLRKVVSVSQFVVSLLFIVASLLIYNQFRYYMAFDYGFASEQIVNVPLQGNEYPRVAAQLGAVPGIAQLSASEYIPATGTNNGASLRKADSDDDYTYLISLPTDEHFTENLGIALIAGRNLPPTGPSSERFIVVNEAAVRAFGFARPEEMLGLTLDNEWSDQDLEVIGVVADFRVDLPISQRAKETRPMFLCNQPDRFRYAQVKLASPDLTGTLAELETAWKKVDPLHPFQYEFYDQQLADTHQAVLDVVRIVGFLAFLAITIACLGLLGMALYTTERRTKEIGIRKVLGAESFRLALLLSKGFLAILALSVLIGAPLSYFLNNLWLQSFPNRVEFGPGTVFLGSLVLLVLGLLTIGSQTLRAARQNPVNTLKSE, encoded by the coding sequence ATGAAACAGCGGGATGCTTTGCCGCCGCATGGGGCGGATCGTTTGCTGGAACGTTTTGGTGCACCGGACGCGGAAGAGGTGTTGGGCGATCTGCACGAACTCTACGGCACGTGGGAAAGGCGCTACGGATGGCGCAAGGCCCGCTGGCGCTACTGGCAACAGACCCTCCGGTTTTCCGTCCGCTTTGCTTTCCGAAAAAATCACACTTCCCGCTTCTCCAACTCAGCCGTTATGTTCAAAAACTACCTCAAAGTCGGCCTTCGTAATCTACTGAAATACAAAGCCTTTTCGTTCATCAACGTGTTCGGATTGGCCACGGCCACGTCGGTTTGCCTGCTGATCATCCTCATGCTGGCCGACCAGAAAAGCTACGACCGGTTCCATACCCAAAGCGACCGGATTTACCGCATCATTTCAGACCCGCCCGATACGCGGGCCCCTTACGCGACGACCCCGGCCCCGGTGGCGGACGCGCTGGCTCATACCTTCCCGATGGTGGAGACGGCCACGCTGCTGACGCCCGGTGTCGAAGGCGATCTGATCTATAACCAGCGGCTGGTGCAACTGAAGGGTTATTTTGCCGATACCGCCTTTTTCGAGGTGTTTAGCTTTCCGCTCGCGGAAGGCAGCCCGCAATCAGCCCTGACGGAACCGAACGCGCTGGTCATCACCCGCACGCTGGCGGAGCAACTGTTTCCGCACGAAGACCCGCTGGGCAAGTCCGTAGACTTCCTGGGCGATAGCCTCGGGCACGCCGGTTTCGCCTGGGGGCCGTTCACGATCACGGGCATCATCGACGATGGGGCCTACAAATCCCACCTGAAATTCGACGTGCTGTTGTCGGCGGCTACACTACCGACGCTCTATGCACGGGACTACCGCACCGATCTGACCCAGGACTGGGCGAATTACTTCCAGTGTGCTACGTACGCGCTACTGTACCCGGACCGGCGGCAGGACGAAATGGAAACCGCGCTGCACGCGCTGGCCGCACGACAGTACGCCGACCTAAAAGACCGGGAAGGATTTCAGTTGGCCGTTCAGCCGCTGCTGGCCATTACGCCGGGGCCTGCCCTCGGAAATTCTCCCGTAAGCCTGCCGCTGGTCGCGTACTACGTCCTAGGTGGGCTGGCGGGGGTGATCATGCTGCTGGCGTGCCTCAACTACACCAACCTGTCGGTAGCCCGGGCGCTAACGCGGACGAAGGAAATCGGTGTCCGGAAGGTAACGGGCGCGCGGCGGCTGGACCTCGTCTACCAGTTTTTGAGTGAATCGATCCTGACGGCATTGCTGGCCTTGGTGCTGGCGGTACTTCTGCTCGTGTTTCTCAAATCCGCCTTCATGAACCTGTGGGTGAACCAGTTCCTGAATTTCGACCTGCGGGAAAACGTCCCGGTCTACGTCTTGTTCGTCGGGTTTGCCCTTCTGATCGGGGTCTTTGCCGGGGTCTATCCGGCGCTGCGACTCTCCGCCTACCGTCCCATCAAAGTCCTGAAGCAACACGAAGGCGACCGCCCCGGCAAGCTCGGGTTGCGCAAGGTGGTGAGCGTTTCGCAGTTTGTGGTTTCGCTGCTCTTCATCGTCGCCTCACTACTGATCTACAACCAGTTCCGTTACTACATGGCGTTCGACTACGGCTTCGCGTCGGAACAGATCGTCAACGTTCCGTTGCAGGGGAACGAGTACCCGCGGGTCGCGGCGCAACTCGGAGCCGTGCCGGGCATCGCACAATTGTCTGCCTCCGAATACATCCCCGCGACCGGCACCAACAACGGCGCTTCGCTGCGCAAGGCGGACAGCGACGACGACTACACGTACCTGATTTCGCTGCCGACCGACGAGCACTTTACGGAGAACCTGGGCATTGCCCTGATCGCCGGTCGAAACCTCCCTCCCACCGGACCTTCTTCGGAGCGGTTCATCGTGGTGAACGAAGCGGCCGTCCGGGCCTTCGGCTTCGCGCGTCCCGAAGAGATGCTGGGCCTGACGCTCGACAACGAGTGGAGCGACCAGGACTTGGAAGTGATCGGCGTGGTGGCCGACTTTCGGGTGGATCTGCCCATCAGTCAACGCGCCAAAGAGACGCGGCCGATGTTTCTGTGCAACCAGCCTGACCGGTTCCGATACGCCCAAGTGAAACTTGCCTCGCCGGACCTGACGGGTACGCTGGCGGAACTGGAAACGGCCTGGAAAAAGGTCGATCCGCTGCACCCGTTCCAGTACGAATTCTACGATCAGCAACTGGCCGACACGCATCAGGCCGTGCTCGATGTGGTTCGGATCGTGGGGTTCCTCGCGTTCCTGGCGATCACGATTGCCTGCCTGGGGTTGCTGGGCATGGCCCTCTACACGACCGAACGCCGCACCAAAGAGATCGGCATCCGCAAGGTGCTGGGCGCGGAAAGTTTCCGGCTGGCGCTGCTGCTCTCCAAAGGCTTTCTCGCCATTCTGGCCCTTTCGGTCCTGATCGGCGCACCGCTCAGCTATTTCCTGAACAACCTCTGGCTACAAAGCTTTCCGAACCGCGTGGAGTTTGGGCCGGGCACGGTGTTCCTGGGATCGCTCGTGCTGCTGGTGCTGGGCCTCTTGACCATCGGCTCCCAAACCCTGCGGGCGGCGCGGCAAAATCCAGTAAACACGTTGAAAAGCGAGTAA
- a CDS encoding PadR family transcriptional regulator, which translates to MRGSYLGEFEELVLLTVAVLYDEAYGVAISEEIEQQTGRAASISAVHAALNRLSDKGMVTSHLGGATAERGGRRKRFFTVTPAGSKVLHEIRHQRQQLWAQIPPQALRWKMG; encoded by the coding sequence ATGCGCGGAAGCTATTTAGGCGAGTTCGAAGAGCTGGTTCTCCTGACGGTCGCGGTCCTGTACGACGAGGCCTACGGCGTAGCGATCTCGGAAGAGATTGAGCAGCAAACCGGTCGGGCTGCCAGCATCAGCGCCGTGCACGCCGCCCTCAACCGCTTGTCGGACAAGGGGATGGTCACCAGCCACCTGGGGGGCGCTACTGCCGAACGGGGCGGGCGACGCAAACGCTTCTTCACGGTGACGCCGGCGGGCAGCAAAGTGCTCCACGAGATTCGCCACCAACGTCAGCAACTCTGGGCGCAAATCCCGCCGCAGGCCCTCCGATGGAAGATGGGATAG